The following proteins come from a genomic window of Ammospiza nelsoni isolate bAmmNel1 chromosome 6, bAmmNel1.pri, whole genome shotgun sequence:
- the VTI1B gene encoding vesicle transport through interaction with t-SNAREs homolog 1B: MAASPGLQLPAGSARGGPGGGSAGRGRAGGYGTMAGRGSASSEHLERLHEIFRGLHGDLRAIPERLRGSAAEEKKKLVREFDEKQREANETLREMEEELKYAPVPFRNQMMSKIRAYRRDLSMFQRDMRSTDLGLGRGNQGDTKYGIFATENEQSTNLQSQRVLLLQGTDSLNRASESIERSHRIAAETDQIGTDIIEELGEQREQLERTKSRLVNTSENLSKSRKILRSMSRRITTNKLLLSIIIILELAILGGVVYYKFFRKK, translated from the exons gccgggggctATGGGACCATGGCGGGCCGAGGATCCGCGTCCTCGGAGCACCTGGAGCGGCTGCACGAGATCTTCCGCGGGCTGCACGGAGACCTGCGGGCCATCCCCGAGCGGCTTCGGGGCAGCGCGGCCG aggagaagaagaaactGGTTCGCGAATTCGATGAGAAGCAGCGTGAAGCCAACGAGACG CTGCGGGAAATGGAGGAAGAGCTGAAGTACGCTCCTGTGCCTTTCCGCAACCAAATGATGAGCAAAATCCGAGCCTACAGAAGAGACCTGTCCATGTTCCAGAGGGATATGAGAAGCACAGATTTGGGGTTGGGCCGTGGAAACCAAGGCGATACAAAATATGGGATCTTTGCCACAGAAAATGAACAGAGT ACTAACCTGCAGTCCCagagggtgctgctgctccagggcacagACAGTCTGAACCGAGCCAGCGAGAGCATCGAGCGCTCGCACCGGATCGCTGCCGAGACCGACCAGATCGGCACGGATATCATCGAGGAGCTCGGCGAGCAGCGCGAGCAGCTGGAGCGCACCAAGAGCAGG TTGGTGAACACCAGTGAGAACTTGAGCAAGAGTCGCAAGATTCTGCGCTCGATGTCCCGGAG AATAACCACAAATAAGTTGCTGCTATCAATTATCATCATCCTGGAACTGGCCATCCTAGGAGGTGTGGTCTACTACAAGTTCTTTCGCAAGAAATGA